GAGCGAGGACCGGATAAAGACGGCCTTCGACCCCGAGGACGTGCACCACCTCACCGACGGCCTCAAGAGCGACCGCGGCGTCATCCTCGCCCTGCCCCACATGGGCAACTACGACCTCGCCGGCGTCTGGGTCACCACCAAGCTCAACACCCCCTTCACCACCGTCGCCGAGCGCCTCAAGCCGGAAACCCTCTACGACCGCTTCGTCGCCTACCGGGAGGGCCTGGGCATGGAGGTGCTGCCGCACACCGGCGGCGCCGCCTTCGGCACCCTCGCCCGGCGGCTGCGGGCCGGCGGCCTGGTCTGCCTGGTCGCCGACCGCGACCTCTCCAGCTCCGGCATCCCGGTCACGTTCTTCGGCGAGGAGACCAAGATGCCGGCCGGCCCCGCGGTGCTCGCCGTGCAGACCGGCGCGATGCTGCTGCCGGTCACCCTCTGGTACGACGACACCGCCGTCATGCGCGGCCGGGTCCACCCGGAGATCGAGGTCCCGGAGACCGGCACCCGCGCCGAGAAGGCCGCCCGGATGACCCAGACCCTGGCCGACACCTTCGCCTCCGGCATCGCCGACCACCCGACGGACTGGCACATGCTGCAGCGCCTGTGGCTGGCCGACCTGGAACCACGCCCGGAGAACGGCCCCGTGGCCACCGGATCGGAGACCCCGTGAAGATCGGCATCGTCTGCCCGTACGCCTGGGACGTCCCCGGCGGCGTGCAGTTCCACATCCGCGACCTGGCCGAACACCTCATCCGGCTCGGCCACGAGGTCTCCGTCCTCGCGCCCGCCGACGACGAGACCCCGCTGCCGTCCTACGTCGTCTCCGCCGGCCGCGCGGTCCCCGTCCCGTACAACGGCTCGGTCGCCCGCCTGAACTTCGGTTTCCTCTCCGCCGCGCGGGTACGCCGCTGGCTCCAGAACGGCGCCTTCGACGTCATCCACATCCACGAACCGGCCTCCCCGTCGCTCGGCCTGCTCGCCTGCTGGGCGGCCCAGGGCCCCATCGTGGCGACCTTCCACACCTCCAATCCGCGCTCCCGGGCGATGATCGCCGCGTATCCGATCCTGCAGCCCGCACTGGAGAAGATCAGCGCCCGGGTCGCGGTCAGCGAGTACGCCCGGCGCACCCTCGTCGAGCACCTCGGCGGTGACGCGGTGGTCATCCCCAACGGCGTGGATGTCGACTTCTTCGCCCGTGCCGAGCCCGACCCGCGGTGGCAGGGCCGGACCATCGGCTTCATCGGCCGCATCGACGAGCCCCGCAAGGGCCTGCCGGTCCTGATGCAGGCGCTGCCCAAGATCCTCGCCGAGGTCCCGGACGCCCGGCTGCTGGTCGCCGGCCGCGGCGACGAGGAGGAGGCGGTCGCGGGCCTGCCCGCCGAGTTGCGCTCCCGGGTCGAGTTCCTCGGCATGGTCACCGACGAGGACAAGGCCCGGTTGCTGCGCAGCGTCGACGTCTACGTCGCCCCCAACACGGGCGGTGAGTCCTTCGGGATCATCCTGGTGGAGGCGATGTCGGCCGGTGCGCCCGTACTGGCCAGCGACCTGGACGCCTTCGCCCAGGTCCTCGACCAGGGCGAGGCCGGCGAACTCTTCGCCAACGAGGACGCGGACGCCCTGGCCACCGCGGCGGTACGCCTCCTCGGCGACCCCGCCCGCCTCGCCGAGCTGCGGGAACGCGGCACCCGCCACGTCCGCCGCTTCGACTGGTCGACGGTCGGCGCCGACATCCTCGCCGTCTACGAGACGGTCACGGCGGGCGCGGCGTCTGTGGCCGCAGACATGGACTAGGCGTCCGGCGGGCCCCCACGTTGTCGTCCGTCCCGCCGTGGTGGTTTCTCGCCGTTGCGCCTGCGGCGGGCGTGGGTGGTTGGGTGCGGTGCCGCTCCTCCGGACTTCGTCCTGCGGCGCGTCCCCTCCCGTAGTGGGAGAGTTAAAGGCCGGTGGGGGCGGGCGTCAGTAACGACGCTCGCCCCCACCGGCCTTCAAGATTCCCTCCCACGGGAGGGGACGGACCGCAGGACGAAGTCCGGAGGGCCGGCACCGCACCCAGTAACAACGCGGCCCGCCGCAGGCGCAACGGCGAACAACACCCACGTCGGGACGGAAAACAACGTGCGGGGGCGCCGCAAAGCGCAACGGCGAGCAACACCCACGGCGGGACGGCCGACAACGTGGGAATCCGCCCAAGCGCAGCGGACCGGTAACGTGACCCGCCGTGACCACGTTCATCTGGATCGCCGCCGCGATCGTCCTCATCGGCATCTACCTCAGCTGGACCGCCGGCCGTCTCGACCGTCTGCACGCGCGCATCGACGCGGCCCGGGCGGCCCTCGACGCCCAGCTGCTGCGGCGTGCGTCCGTCGCGCAGGAGGTGGGCACGTCCGGTGTCCTGGACCCGGCCGCGTCGATCGTGCTCTACCAGGCCGCGCACGAGGCCCGGCAGGCCGAGGAGGACCAGCGGGAGGTCGCCGAGAGCGCGCTGACCCAGGCGCTGCGGGCCATCTTCGCCGAGGAGGCGCAGCTGGAGGCCGTACGGGAGGCCCCGGGTGGCGAGCAGACGGTCACCGAGCTCACGGCCGCGGTCCGTCGCGTCCCGATGGCCCGGCGTTTCCACAACGACGCCGTACGGGCGGCCCGCGCGGTGCGCCGCCACCGGGTGGTGCGATACTTCCGGCTCGCCGGGCACGCACCGTTCCCGCTGGCCTTCGAGATGGACGACGAGCCCCCGGCCGTCCTGGACGACCGCTCGGCGGGCAACTGACCCGGGCGCCGGATGTGCCGCGGGCGGGTGCCGGGTACGGCGACCCGGGCCCGACGATCCACCGGCCTTGAATTGGCCCTTTTCTCCGGTCGCTCGCAAACGGTTGTGTGGTCCGCACGCATAACCACCCGCACTGAGTGAGGTCTAACCGTGTCCAGCACGCCCACCACGCCCCAGAACCCCGAGACCGGAACCGCGCGCGTCAAGCGCGGAATGGCCGAGCAGCTCAAGGGCGGCGTGATCATGGACGTCGTCACGCCGGAAGAGGCGAAGATCGCCGAGGACGCGGGCGCCGTCGCCGTCATGGCCCTGGAGCGGGTCCCCGCCGACATCCGCAAGGACGGCGGCGTGGCCCGTATGTCGGACCCCGACATGATCGACGGCATCATCGACGCCGTCTCCATCCCGGTCATGGCCAAGTCCCGCATCGGCCACTTCGTCGAGGCCCAGGTCCTGCAGTCCCTCGGTGTCGACTACATCGACGAGTCCGAGGTCCTCACCCCGGCCGACGAGGTCAACCACTCCGACAAGTGGGCCTTCACCACCCCCTTCGTCTGTGGTGCCACCAACCTGGGCGAGGCGCTGCGCCGGATCGCCGAGGGTGCCGCGATGATCCGCTCCAAGGGCGAGGCCGGCACCGGCAACGTCGTCGAGGCGGTCCGCCACCTGCGTCAGATCAAGGGCGAGATCGCCAAGCTGCGCGGCTGCGACAACAACGAGCTGTACGCCGCCGCCAAGGAGCTGCGCGCCCCCTTCGAGCTGGTCAAGGAGGTCGCCGAGCTCGGCAAGCTGCCGGTCGTGCTGTTCTCCGCCGGTGGTGTCGCCACCCCGGCCGACGCCGCGCTGATGCGTCAGCTCGGCGCCGAGGGCGTGTTCGTCGGCTCCGGCATCTTCAAGTCCGGTGACCCGGCCAAGCGCGCCGCCGCGATCGTCAAGGCCACCACCTTCTACGACGACCCGAAGGTCATCGCGGACGTCTCCCGCAACCTGGGCGAGGCCATGGTCGGCATCAACTGCGACACCCTCCCCGAGGCCGAGCGCTACGCCAACCGCGGCTGGTAAGGACGTAAGGAACCAGATGAGCACCCCCACCATCGGTGTGCTGGCCCTCCAGGGCGACGTCCGCGAGCACGTCAAGGCGCTCGCGGACGCCGGTGCCCAGGCGCGGCCGGTGCGCCGCCCCGAGGAACTGGCCGAGATCGACGGCCTGGTCATCCCGGGCGGCGAGTCCACCACGATGTCCAAGCTGGCGGTCGTCTTCGGCATGCTGGAGCCGCTGCGCTCCTTCGTCCGCGCGGGCCGCCCGGTCTACGGCACCTGCGCCGGCATGATCATGGTCGCGGACAAGCTGCTGGACGCCCGCGAGGACCAGGAGACGCTCGGCGGCATCGACATGATCGTGCGCCGTAACGCCTTCGGGCGGCAGAACGAGTCGTTCGAGGCGGCCATCGACGTGGCCGGTGTCTCCGGCGGACCGGTCGAGGGCGTCTTCATCCGGGCGCCCTGGGTGGAGTCCGTCGGCGGCGCGGTCGAGGTCCTGGCGACCTACGACGGGCACACCGTGGCCGTGCGGCAGGGTAACGTCCTCGCTACGTCCTTCCACCCGGAACTCACGGGTGACCACCGGGTGCACGCCCTGTTCGTCGACATGGTGCGTGCGTCAGCTGAGTGACAGCGGGTGATCCAGCCCCGGTAGGATCGAGGGCGTTGGTTTCAGAAATGGGTTACGCGAAGGAGACAGGCGGATGTCCGGCCACTCTAAATGGGCTACGACGAAGCACAAGAAGGCCGTGATCGATGCCAAGCGCGGCAAGCTCTTCGCGAAGCTGATCAAGAACATCGAGGTCGCGGCCCGCACGGGCGGCGCCGACCCCGACGGCAACCCGACCCTCTTCGACGCCATCCAGAAGGCCAAGAAGAGCTCGGTGCCCAACAAGAACATCGACTCCGCGGTCAAGCGCGGCGCGGGCCTGGAGGCCGGCGGCGCCGACTACGAGACCATCATGTACGAGGGTTACGGCCCCAACGGTGTCGCGGTGCTCATCGAGTGCCTCACCGACAACCGCAACCGTGCCGCCTCGGACGTCCGCGTCGCCATGACCCGCAACGGCGGTTCGATGGCCGACCCGGGCTCGGTGTCGTACCTGTTCAACCGCAAGGGCGTGGTGATCGTCCCCAAGGGTGAGCTGTCCGAGGACGATGTGCTGGGTGCGGTGCTGGACGCCGGCGCCGAAGAGGTCAACGACCTCGGTGAGTCCTTCGAGGTGCTCAGCGAGGCCACCGACCTGGTGGCGGTCCGTACCGCCCTGCAGGAGGCCGGTATCGACTACGACTCCGCCGACGCCAACTTCGTCCCGACCATGCAGGTCGAGCTGGAGGAAGAGGGCGCGCGCAAGATCTTCAAGCTGATCGACGCACTGGAGGACAGCGACGACGTGCAGAACGTCTTCGCCAACTTCGACGTCTCGGACGACGTGATGGCCAAGGTCGACGCCTGACGCGCCCTCACCACGGCTGACGCGGACGGGCCGACGGGAACACACCCCGTCGGCCCGTCCGCGTTGTCAGTGCCAGCCGATACTGTGCTGGTCAGGGGGTTTCGGCCCCCGGCACAGGAACAGGTGACCGAAGTCGGTGAGGGGAGGGCGCCGTGAAGGTGCTGGGCGTGGACCCGGGGTTGACCCGGTGCGGGATCGGCGTGGTGGAGGGGGTCGCCGGCCGCCCGCTGAAGATGGCCGGCGTCGGCGTGGTCCGGACCCCGGCGGACGCGGACATCGCCGACCGACTGGTCCTCATAGAGCGCGGTATCGAGGAGTGGCTGGAGAGCCACCGCCCCGAATTCGTCGCCGTGGAGCGGGTGTTCAGCCAGCACAACGTCCGTACGGTCATGGGCACCGCCCAGGCCAGCGCGGTCGCCATGCTGTGCGCCGCCCGCCGCGGACTGCCGGTCGCTCTGCACACCCCCAGCGAGGTCAAGGCGGCCGTGACCGGCTCGGGCCGGGCTGACAAGGCCCAGGTCGGCGCGATGGTGACGCGGCTGCTGCGGCTCGACGCGCCGCCCAAGCCGGCCGACGCCGCCGACGCCCTGGCCCTCGCCATCTGCCACATCTGGCGCGCCCCCGCGGTCAACCGCCTCCAGCAGGCGCAGGCCGCCGCCCGCCGCTCCTCCGCTCCCGTCCGCACGCTGAAGGGCACCCGATGATCGCCTTCGTCTCCGGCCCGGTCGCGGCCCTGGCCCCCGATACCGCCGTCGTCGAGGTGGGCGGCATCGGGATGGCCGTCCAGTGCACCCCGAACACCCTCTCCGGGCTGCGCCTCGGACAGCAGGCCAAACTCGCCACCTCCCTCGTGGTCCGCGAGGACTCGCTCACGCTCTACGGCTTCGCCGACGACGACGAGCGGCAGACCTTCGAGCTGCTGCAGACCGCCAGCGGCGTCGGCCCCCGGCTCGCCCAGGCCATGCTCGCGGTGCATTCGCCCGACGCGCTGCGGCTGGCGGTCTCCACCGGCGACGAGAAGGCGCTCACGGCCGTGCCGGGCATCGGCAAGAAGGGCGCGCAGAAGCTGCTGCTGGAGCTGAAGGACCGGCTCGGCGAGCCGCTGGGCACCGGTCGCACGGCAGCCGCCGGCGCCGCCGCGGCCGGCTGGCGCGATCAGCTGCAGGCCGCCCTGATCGGGCTCGGCTACGCCAGCCGCGAGGCCGACGAGGCGGTCGCCGCGGTCGCCCCGCAGGCCGAGGCGGCGCTCGCCGACGGCGGTGCGCCGCAGGTCCCGCAGCTGCTCAAGGCCGCCCTGCAGACCCTCAACCGCGCACGATGACCGCCGTCACCCGGGCCCCGGGCCCGCCACCGTACGACCACGCAGGCGGCCCGGCCGCCCCGACCCCGCGAGGCAATCCGCAGTGAACTGGGACGACACCGCACCGTCCACCGAGGACGCCCCGGCCGGCGCCGACCGGCTGGTCGGGCCCGACGCGGACGGCGAGGACACCGCCGTCGAGGCCGCGCTGCGGCCCAAGGACCTCGCCGAGTTCGTGGGCCAGGAGCGGGTGCGCGAACAGCTCGACCTGGTGCTGCGCGCCGCCCGCGCCCGCGGCGCCACCGCCGACCACGTCCTGCTGTCCGGC
The sequence above is a segment of the Streptomyces lydicus genome. Coding sequences within it:
- a CDS encoding phosphatidylinositol mannoside acyltransferase, which gives rise to MTRLPGIDTDKLTDALYGLGWSTVKKLPEGVAVRLGRRIADTAWKRRGKGVRRLEANLARVVPDASSARLAELSRAGMRSYMRYWMESFRLPAWSEDRIKTAFDPEDVHHLTDGLKSDRGVILALPHMGNYDLAGVWVTTKLNTPFTTVAERLKPETLYDRFVAYREGLGMEVLPHTGGAAFGTLARRLRAGGLVCLVADRDLSSSGIPVTFFGEETKMPAGPAVLAVQTGAMLLPVTLWYDDTAVMRGRVHPEIEVPETGTRAEKAARMTQTLADTFASGIADHPTDWHMLQRLWLADLEPRPENGPVATGSETP
- a CDS encoding glycosyltransferase family 4 protein, whose amino-acid sequence is MKIGIVCPYAWDVPGGVQFHIRDLAEHLIRLGHEVSVLAPADDETPLPSYVVSAGRAVPVPYNGSVARLNFGFLSAARVRRWLQNGAFDVIHIHEPASPSLGLLACWAAQGPIVATFHTSNPRSRAMIAAYPILQPALEKISARVAVSEYARRTLVEHLGGDAVVIPNGVDVDFFARAEPDPRWQGRTIGFIGRIDEPRKGLPVLMQALPKILAEVPDARLLVAGRGDEEEAVAGLPAELRSRVEFLGMVTDEDKARLLRSVDVYVAPNTGGESFGIILVEAMSAGAPVLASDLDAFAQVLDQGEAGELFANEDADALATAAVRLLGDPARLAELRERGTRHVRRFDWSTVGADILAVYETVTAGAASVAADMD
- the pdxS gene encoding pyridoxal 5'-phosphate synthase lyase subunit PdxS, which gives rise to MSSTPTTPQNPETGTARVKRGMAEQLKGGVIMDVVTPEEAKIAEDAGAVAVMALERVPADIRKDGGVARMSDPDMIDGIIDAVSIPVMAKSRIGHFVEAQVLQSLGVDYIDESEVLTPADEVNHSDKWAFTTPFVCGATNLGEALRRIAEGAAMIRSKGEAGTGNVVEAVRHLRQIKGEIAKLRGCDNNELYAAAKELRAPFELVKEVAELGKLPVVLFSAGGVATPADAALMRQLGAEGVFVGSGIFKSGDPAKRAAAIVKATTFYDDPKVIADVSRNLGEAMVGINCDTLPEAERYANRGW
- the pdxT gene encoding pyridoxal 5'-phosphate synthase glutaminase subunit PdxT; translated protein: MSTPTIGVLALQGDVREHVKALADAGAQARPVRRPEELAEIDGLVIPGGESTTMSKLAVVFGMLEPLRSFVRAGRPVYGTCAGMIMVADKLLDAREDQETLGGIDMIVRRNAFGRQNESFEAAIDVAGVSGGPVEGVFIRAPWVESVGGAVEVLATYDGHTVAVRQGNVLATSFHPELTGDHRVHALFVDMVRASAE
- a CDS encoding YebC/PmpR family DNA-binding transcriptional regulator, which encodes MSGHSKWATTKHKKAVIDAKRGKLFAKLIKNIEVAARTGGADPDGNPTLFDAIQKAKKSSVPNKNIDSAVKRGAGLEAGGADYETIMYEGYGPNGVAVLIECLTDNRNRAASDVRVAMTRNGGSMADPGSVSYLFNRKGVVIVPKGELSEDDVLGAVLDAGAEEVNDLGESFEVLSEATDLVAVRTALQEAGIDYDSADANFVPTMQVELEEEGARKIFKLIDALEDSDDVQNVFANFDVSDDVMAKVDA
- the ruvC gene encoding crossover junction endodeoxyribonuclease RuvC; amino-acid sequence: MKVLGVDPGLTRCGIGVVEGVAGRPLKMAGVGVVRTPADADIADRLVLIERGIEEWLESHRPEFVAVERVFSQHNVRTVMGTAQASAVAMLCAARRGLPVALHTPSEVKAAVTGSGRADKAQVGAMVTRLLRLDAPPKPADAADALALAICHIWRAPAVNRLQQAQAAARRSSAPVRTLKGTR
- the ruvA gene encoding Holliday junction branch migration protein RuvA — protein: MIAFVSGPVAALAPDTAVVEVGGIGMAVQCTPNTLSGLRLGQQAKLATSLVVREDSLTLYGFADDDERQTFELLQTASGVGPRLAQAMLAVHSPDALRLAVSTGDEKALTAVPGIGKKGAQKLLLELKDRLGEPLGTGRTAAAGAAAAGWRDQLQAALIGLGYASREADEAVAAVAPQAEAALADGGAPQVPQLLKAALQTLNRAR